A window of Esox lucius isolate fEsoLuc1 chromosome 18, fEsoLuc1.pri, whole genome shotgun sequence contains these coding sequences:
- the napepld gene encoding N-acyl-phosphatidylethanolamine-hydrolyzing phospholipase D isoform X1, giving the protein MVRRNRLFRLLLLPVNTFGRQNERLLYSRTIHQASCVPKNSSPEARHCYPMGDRGGAGEVEENKVLMDEEGEKGISPGLPGTEEDSQAVVRPRTRPAVSAAQEDPGPRQSSSSRSSRKSFRLDYRLEEDVTGSSRDKHGRFTNPWPTWRFPSYTSLLRFVLLEKNHSNVPSSKEVLDKELPVVEPWFVRVPEGASGALGSALRVTWLGHASVLVEMDGVVFLTDPIFSQRASPFQFVGPKRYRGPPCTVDQLPRIDAVLISHTHYDHLDAGTVAQLNERFGGDLRWFVPLGLMDWMQKSGCENVIELDWWEENCVPGRDDVTFVCTPAQHWCKRTPTDDNRVLWGSWSVLGPCNRFFFAGDTGYCSAFREIGRRFGPFDLAAVPIGAYWPRDVMRGQHVDPEEAVLIHKDIQAKHSLAIHWGTFALAYEYYLEPPVKLREAMEKNGLNVEHFFVLNHGESRVLNEDQEVFE; this is encoded by the exons ATGGTTAGACGAAATCGACTATTCAGACTATTGCTACTTCCAGTTAACACGTTTGGGAGACAAAACGAACGACTGCTCTATTCGAGAACCATTCACCAAGCCTCGTGTGTTCCAAAAAACTCGAG cccAGAAGCCCGGCACTGTTACCCTATGGGGGAtcgaggaggagcaggagaggtggaggagaacaAGGTCCTGATGGatgaggagggggagaagggtATCAGCCCTGGTTTGCCGGGGACAGAGGAGGATTCCCAGGCTGTGGTCAGGCCACGCACCCGCCCCGCCGTCTCCGCAGCCCAGGAGGACCCCGGACCCCG GCAGAGCAGCTCCAGCCGCTCCTCGAGGAAGAGCTTCCGTTTGGACTACCGGCTGGAGGAGGATGTGACGGGGTCGAGCCGGGACAAACACGGGCGTTTCACCAATCCCTGGCCGACGTGGCGGTTCCCGTCTTACACTTCCCTGCTGCGTTTTGTCCTGCTGGAGAAGAACCACAGTAATGTGCCAAGCTCCAAAGAG GTTTTAGACAAAGAACTTCCAGTGGTGGAGCCCTGGTTCGTCCGTGTCCCAGAGGGAGCGTCGGGAGCGCTGGGGTCCGCCCTCCGGGTGACCTGGCTGGGGCACGCGTCCGTTCTGGTGGAGATGGACGGCGTTGTCTTCCTCACGGACCCCATCTTCAGCCAGAGGGCCTCGCCCTTCCAGTTCGTCGGCCCTAAGCGGTACCGCGGCCCTCCCTGCACGGTGGACCAGCTCCCCAGGATCGACGCCGTCCTCATCAGCCACACGCACTACGACCACCTGGACGCCGGGACGGTGGCCCAGTTGAACGAGCGCTTCGGCGGGGACCTGCGCTGGTTCGTGCCCCTGGGGCTGATGGACTGGATGCAGAAGAGCGGCTGCGAGAACGTGATCGAACTGGACTGGTGGGAGGAGAACTGCGTGCCGGGCCGCGACGACGTCACGTTCGTGTGCACGCCGGCACAGCACTGGTGCAAGCGCACCCCCACGGATGATAACCGAGTGCTGTGGGGGAGCTGGTCTGTCCTGGGGCCCTGCAACCGCTTCTTCTTTGCCGGAGACACCGGCTACTGCTCCGCCTTCCGGGAGATAGGGAGGCGCTTCGGGCCCTTCGACCTGGCCGCCGTGCCCATCGGAGCTTACTGGCCCAG AGATGTGATGCGTGGTCAGCATGTGGACCCAGAAGAAGCTGTTCTGATCCACAAAGACATTCAGGCTAAACACTCCCTGGCCATCCACTGGGGAACCTTCGCTTTAGCCTATGAG TATTACCTGGAGCCGCCGGTAAAACTCAGGGAGGCCATGGAAAAGAATGGGCTGAATGTGGAACACTTCTTTGTTCTGAACCATGGAGAATCCAGAGTGTTAAACGAAGACCAGGAAGTCTTTGAATGA
- the napepld gene encoding N-acyl-phosphatidylethanolamine-hydrolyzing phospholipase D isoform X2 encodes MGDRGGAGEVEENKVLMDEEGEKGISPGLPGTEEDSQAVVRPRTRPAVSAAQEDPGPRQSSSSRSSRKSFRLDYRLEEDVTGSSRDKHGRFTNPWPTWRFPSYTSLLRFVLLEKNHSNVPSSKEVLDKELPVVEPWFVRVPEGASGALGSALRVTWLGHASVLVEMDGVVFLTDPIFSQRASPFQFVGPKRYRGPPCTVDQLPRIDAVLISHTHYDHLDAGTVAQLNERFGGDLRWFVPLGLMDWMQKSGCENVIELDWWEENCVPGRDDVTFVCTPAQHWCKRTPTDDNRVLWGSWSVLGPCNRFFFAGDTGYCSAFREIGRRFGPFDLAAVPIGAYWPRDVMRGQHVDPEEAVLIHKDIQAKHSLAIHWGTFALAYEYYLEPPVKLREAMEKNGLNVEHFFVLNHGESRVLNEDQEVFE; translated from the exons ATGGGGGAtcgaggaggagcaggagaggtggaggagaacaAGGTCCTGATGGatgaggagggggagaagggtATCAGCCCTGGTTTGCCGGGGACAGAGGAGGATTCCCAGGCTGTGGTCAGGCCACGCACCCGCCCCGCCGTCTCCGCAGCCCAGGAGGACCCCGGACCCCG GCAGAGCAGCTCCAGCCGCTCCTCGAGGAAGAGCTTCCGTTTGGACTACCGGCTGGAGGAGGATGTGACGGGGTCGAGCCGGGACAAACACGGGCGTTTCACCAATCCCTGGCCGACGTGGCGGTTCCCGTCTTACACTTCCCTGCTGCGTTTTGTCCTGCTGGAGAAGAACCACAGTAATGTGCCAAGCTCCAAAGAG GTTTTAGACAAAGAACTTCCAGTGGTGGAGCCCTGGTTCGTCCGTGTCCCAGAGGGAGCGTCGGGAGCGCTGGGGTCCGCCCTCCGGGTGACCTGGCTGGGGCACGCGTCCGTTCTGGTGGAGATGGACGGCGTTGTCTTCCTCACGGACCCCATCTTCAGCCAGAGGGCCTCGCCCTTCCAGTTCGTCGGCCCTAAGCGGTACCGCGGCCCTCCCTGCACGGTGGACCAGCTCCCCAGGATCGACGCCGTCCTCATCAGCCACACGCACTACGACCACCTGGACGCCGGGACGGTGGCCCAGTTGAACGAGCGCTTCGGCGGGGACCTGCGCTGGTTCGTGCCCCTGGGGCTGATGGACTGGATGCAGAAGAGCGGCTGCGAGAACGTGATCGAACTGGACTGGTGGGAGGAGAACTGCGTGCCGGGCCGCGACGACGTCACGTTCGTGTGCACGCCGGCACAGCACTGGTGCAAGCGCACCCCCACGGATGATAACCGAGTGCTGTGGGGGAGCTGGTCTGTCCTGGGGCCCTGCAACCGCTTCTTCTTTGCCGGAGACACCGGCTACTGCTCCGCCTTCCGGGAGATAGGGAGGCGCTTCGGGCCCTTCGACCTGGCCGCCGTGCCCATCGGAGCTTACTGGCCCAG AGATGTGATGCGTGGTCAGCATGTGGACCCAGAAGAAGCTGTTCTGATCCACAAAGACATTCAGGCTAAACACTCCCTGGCCATCCACTGGGGAACCTTCGCTTTAGCCTATGAG TATTACCTGGAGCCGCCGGTAAAACTCAGGGAGGCCATGGAAAAGAATGGGCTGAATGTGGAACACTTCTTTGTTCTGAACCATGGAGAATCCAGAGTGTTAAACGAAGACCAGGAAGTCTTTGAATGA